CATATAAAATGATACATATCGAATTTGTATATGCATACCTGATCTACACGTATTTATCTATTTGTCTGTTCACTTTTCGTTTGATGAACGTATCAATACGTCAATGTATATTAACTTATTGTTTGGTGAGCAGCAAATGGTACTATGAGTCTGAACTTCTCTTAGTCTTGCTCGATCGATCGAGACGAATGGATGGCAGGTACGCGCGCACAGCAGACTCCCTATAAATAGGTGGCCTTCCATCGTCATTTGGTCATCGCAACtagcaaacacacgcacacactctTCAGACTCAGTTTTTTGTCGTAGTAGCTCGAGAATATGGCGGTAAGGCTATGTATATACACAGAAATGCATACATGCATGTTGAAGTAGAGCCAGAATATGGCGGTAATTAACTGACTTGTTTATTTTTTGCTGCATGCATGCATGAATGTTGTATGCAGGTCGTGGTGAGTGTTGGTCCATGGGGTGCACCGGGGGGAGAGCCTCGCGACATCCCCATCGGCAGCATGCCCCAGTCCCTGGTGAGCATCACCATCTGGAGCATCAAGGCCTTGGGGGGGCCCATCTGTGGCTTCTCCTATGTGTACGTCGACCAGAACGGGGGGGCCATCCACGTCGGCCCCTGGGGCAATGCCGACCCGGAACACACCATCACGAACATACAGATGGGTCCCGGCGAGTACCTTTACGAGTTGAGCGGCACCGCCGATGACTCCGCCCTATTATCGCTCAAACTGGTCACCAACCAGCACACGTACGAGGTCGGCGCTCCGTTGGAGCAGACGACCTTCAGCATGCCGCTCACGAATGGCAAGGTGGTCGCATTCTTTGGCCGCTCCGACAACGATCACCTCACGGCGCTCGGTATCTACGTGCCGGTGATGAAAGGCTCGCCGGTCAATGTCGGTCCGTGGGGCGACTCCGGTGGCGTACCCGTGGACATCACCACGCCGGTGCAGCTTAAGAGCGTCACCGTCTACAGCACCGATT
This Lolium perenne isolate Kyuss_39 chromosome 1, Kyuss_2.0, whole genome shotgun sequence DNA region includes the following protein-coding sequences:
- the LOC127341158 gene encoding mannose/glucose-specific lectin-like, whose protein sequence is MAVVVSVGPWGAPGGEPRDIPIGSMPQSLVSITIWSIKALGGPICGFSYVYVDQNGGAIHVGPWGNADPEHTITNIQMGPGEYLYELSGTADDSALLSLKLVTNQHTYEVGAPLEQTTFSMPLTNGKVVAFFGRSDNDHLTALGIYVPVMKGSPVNVGPWGDSGGVPVDITTPVQLKSVTVYSTDSSDGRIYGFSFTYVDLTGQSIHVGPWGTIKGEKHTFDLSLQGEYVNKITGTTAGDNRVTSLKFTTNQERDYGPFGSDRGNAFSVPLPDGEHNGAVVGFFGRSGKSHVDLGVYVGLAPNEP